From the genome of Acidobacteriota bacterium:
CGACGTCTGCAAAGTAACTTGAAACGTGGTTAAACGCCCCAACCCGTATCCGAGGGTCGTGAACATAACTCAGGAAACTGATACAGGAGCCAATACTGGTGCCGACAATGCCAAACCGTGTATACCCAAGCGTTTCCAGCCAGGTAATGATGGATCGGACATCCTGCACCGCCTGACGGCACGCCTGCAGCGTCCGGCCAATATTGGGGCTCACCATATAGTCGGCCCGCATTTGATTTTGTGGTTTGCGACTGTCGTGATAGGGCAGGCTCAGGCGAACCGCTGCCATCCCCAGCTTATTCATCATCTGACACACGGCGACATGTCCGCGAATGTCGGCATTCCACTGCGGCAGGACAATCACCACCGGCGGCATCTCCCCGGAACCATTCTTTTTGGCAGTGACGGGAAAGTAGCGGGCATAGGCTATATTGTTGGTTTCATAGGGAGTTTGAACCGTGCTGCGAAACGTGAGCCAGTTATCGTGAAAGTGCCATTCCGGGACTTCAGCCGGAGTGAAAAAGGCATCACTGTTGGCCACGACCTTTGCATTGTATTCCATCAGGAACTGGTGCGGATCAGTCAGGGCAATATCTTCAAACGGAAAGGGTTCCGGAAGATAGGCATTCATATCCGCCAGATGTTCGAGACCCCACGTAAACGGGTCGGCTCGACGATTGCGGTCACGGGTTGAAAGGTGAACTTCCCAGCGGTGAATCCAGTCTTTTAGAAGGGCCATAATTCCAAGGATGAATTATGAATTATGAATTATGAATTCTCAGAGGATAAAACCCGTGCTTTTTCAATTGGATAGTTTTTCTTTATTAACTATTCAATCTCACACTCAGCATCATCTATCACTTTACAACCCAATGATTCTTCCATAATTCATAATTCATAATTCATAATTCATAATTCGTTAAGCGGCATAAAGGCGGCGGTGACAATAAATCACAGCCGCCTTTCAATTTGCAAAAGAGAATAAATGGTCAGCGAATCAAAGAAGGTTGGGTTTTATAGGTCAGGACTTTTTTCCGGTAGTCATCGCCCTGTACCAGAATCGTTTTACACATTTCATACAGCCGTGATCGAAGGCGTGCCCCAACCCGATCTGTCAACGTTTCTTCTCCAGGTTTCGTCCCCGGCAAGGGCGTGTCCAGATAGTTTGAAGTGATAATGGTAATTTTCTTCTCGTTGTACCGGGTGTTGATAATCTGGGTAATCGTATCCTGAACCCAGGCAGTTGGCTTATTGGCGCCAAGCTCATCCAGTACAAGCACTTCAGCTTTGTACACTGGATCAAGCACGGCTGATTCCGTTGCGTGAGTGTTGGGGTTATAGCTTCCCTGAATCTCTTTTAACAAATCGCGAAAGTCATAAAACAGGCAGGGTACATTTTTCCAGGTAATCAACTTGTTGATCACCGCTGCGGACAAATGGGTTTTCCCCACGCCACAGGGGCCTAAAAACAGTAACCCGTAATCAATTGCCGGGTACTCTTTCAAGAAATGGTGACAGTCCTGTTGGGCGCGAGCCTGCGACGTGTGCTCGGGTGAATTGGGTTTCCCTTGAGGGTAATAATTGGACAACGTGCAATTCTTAAAGCGAATTGGAATCCGGGCCCGGGTGAGTAAAGTATCCTGTTGATTGGTCTTCCGGCACGAACAAGGGCGAGATTGGCGAAGTGCTGGCAGAAACTCCCAGCCCGTACCCCGACACTTGGTGCAGGTAGACGACTCAGGTTCTACTGGTTCAGGCTGGAGGTCTGAATAGAGATTGAGCTGATCTGGAGCTGACATAAGACACCTATGGTGATTCCCAGTCCCACGTGACTGAGACCACACCGGCTTGTTTTTCTTTTGGAGTATAAACTGCTGAACCCTTGTCGAGCTGCTCACGGGTGAGAGCATCGGCAAGTATCGTTGAAGGTTGCTCAAAAATCAAGCGTGGCGACAGGGTTTTCCCACGCAGGTGACTGCAAAAATCTGACCTATTTTTTGCCCGAAAGCATCGGGAAAACTTGACCAGGTCTCATTGATTTTGAAAACACTTTTCAAGTAGTATCCATTTTTCTGAACACACTTCTTCATTTTGCCAGGCTTGCCCCTGAAATTTTTAAGTACCCGTGGAGCCTTATGACCAGACTTCGTGCTCTCCTTTCTCCGTTCACTTCCCTAAAAACCTCTTCCAAACTTCCCCAAAAATTGGTTGAGGTTCCCGCCGGTGTACGAGTTCGCATTCGTGGGTTTGAAACGATGGAAGGCACTGAAACGCTACGGGAACGCGGCCTGTGCGAAGAAGCCGAAGTTCGGGTCCTCAAAGCCGGTGATCCGCTTGTCTGTCTGGTCTTTGGCAGCCGCCTGATTTTGAACCGCACCATCGCCGAAGGCATCCTGGTTGAGGTTTTGGGCTAGAGCGAAAGAGCACACAAAAGCGAGTAACGAGTAGCGAGTAGTGAGTAGTAAAACTGAATTCCTTTACCCGCGTTGTTTGAGTAGTTCCCTTTAAATCTCAAACGTGAACAACAGATTTGATTGACTACTTGCGACTCGCTACTCACAACTCGCTCTAAATGACATATATGACCGATTCCCAATCAACACCATCCCCAACAACGACTCCTGGCCGGGTAACCCTTGATACCCTGAAGATTGGTCAGGAAGCCCAAATTGAGCGACTTCGCGGTGGACGCGCCACCGCCCAGCGATTACAGGAAATGGGTTTGATTCCTGGCACGACGGTCCGGGTACTGAAATTTGCTCCGCTTGGTGATCCCATCGAATTGATGCTCCGTGGCTATCATTTAACCCTTCGGAAAGAAGAAGCCGCCTTGATTGAA
Proteins encoded in this window:
- a CDS encoding alpha/beta hydrolase family protein; this translates as MALLKDWIHRWEVHLSTRDRNRRADPFTWGLEHLADMNAYLPEPFPFEDIALTDPHQFLMEYNAKVVANSDAFFTPAEVPEWHFHDNWLTFRSTVQTPYETNNIAYARYFPVTAKKNGSGEMPPVVIVLPQWNADIRGHVAVCQMMNKLGMAAVRLSLPYHDSRKPQNQMRADYMVSPNIGRTLQACRQAVQDVRSIITWLETLGYTRFGIVGTSIGSCISFLSYVHDPRIRVGAFNHVSSYFADVVWTGISTRHVRDGLEGQVQRADLRNYWMAISPQPFVKRLRNEIHHGHKTLLISAQYDMTFLPHLSRQLMSEFERCRIPYQTAWMPCGHYTSGEFPFKFYDGYLMGKHMVKYLK
- a CDS encoding ATP-binding protein, with translation MSAPDQLNLYSDLQPEPVEPESSTCTKCRGTGWEFLPALRQSRPCSCRKTNQQDTLLTRARIPIRFKNCTLSNYYPQGKPNSPEHTSQARAQQDCHHFLKEYPAIDYGLLFLGPCGVGKTHLSAAVINKLITWKNVPCLFYDFRDLLKEIQGSYNPNTHATESAVLDPVYKAEVLVLDELGANKPTAWVQDTITQIINTRYNEKKITIITSNYLDTPLPGTKPGEETLTDRVGARLRSRLYEMCKTILVQGDDYRKKVLTYKTQPSLIR
- a CDS encoding ferrous iron transport protein A → MTRLRALLSPFTSLKTSSKLPQKLVEVPAGVRVRIRGFETMEGTETLRERGLCEEAEVRVLKAGDPLVCLVFGSRLILNRTIAEGILVEVLG
- a CDS encoding ferrous iron transport protein A, with the translated sequence MTDSQSTPSPTTTPGRVTLDTLKIGQEAQIERLRGGRATAQRLQEMGLIPGTTVRVLKFAPLGDPIELMLRGYHLTLRKEEAALIEVTLSVPPA